The DNA segment GGATATATTCCCGCATTGATTCTTCCCATTGCCAGAAGTTACCTTCATTAACGCTGTAAACTGCGCCGTGGTCGGGAATGCGGATATTTTCTTCGCTGAGGATGAATTCTCCTAAGCTGGGATCAAGGGTAAATGAGTGAACTCCCGTACCCATTGTATAAACTAGCATCGTGCTAGGCCCATATAAAATGTAACCCGCCGCAATCTGCTTGCGTCCGTTGGTGAGGAGGTCTTTAGCTTGGCCATCACTATCATCACCTTCCTGTTGACGGATAGAGAAAATGGAACCCAAACTGAGATTTGTATCTGTGTTTGAGGAACCGTCTATTGGGTCATACAGTAAGGTGTAACGACCTATGGGGCAATTTTCGGGAATGTAATATGGTTCATCCATTTCCTCAGATGCAAGACGACAAACTAAGCCGCTTTGCTTAAACACTGAGATAAACACGTCATTGGCATAGACATCCATCTTTTTGACGGATTCACCTTGTACATTTACCTCCCCAGTAAATCCGAGAACCCCTTCCATTAAACCAGCGCGGCTAAGGCGACGGGCAACTAATTTACCTGCTAAAGCAATCCGATTCATTAATGCACTCAAATCTTGTGCATCTGCGGAAAAACTTTGGAGTTGTTGGAGGACGTGACGGGATAAGGTTGTACAATCGCGGTCTAGAGCTTTATCTGTAGACTCGTTGACAGACAAATCCAAGGATTCTGAGGCTTTAGCCATGTTATGTACTTCCTAGCGACTGCTGTTAGTTGGATCAAGTTTGCGTGGCAACACATAGTTGCTGCCTCTATCTTAGAAAGGTAATTTGATAACCTAGATGTGATTTTAGATAAACTAAAGAAATCGAGAGTTTACGCTTGCTATGGTGAGGAGAGTTGCGGCAGATAGAAGCATAGGGTTGAGTAAGTGTACTTAGTATTTTGTGTTATCTACTCGATTGGCATATTAAGTACGACTATTAACATCTTGCACCAATATGATGACGACTTTTGTAGGGTGAGCATCAATCACTTTTAATTGAAAGGTTCATTTTCGCATTGACTGTTGACTAAACCTCCTTGGAGATAAATTTTAAAGGTATTGGTCTTCTCCTGATAATTATAGATTCCGTCCACAGAGTGCGGTACTTATACCAATTACATAAGTAACGCGATGTACGATTTATTCTTAGAACCCTTCTCCATTAGATGCGGAGCGTTTAAGGTAAAGAAAATCCGGCTAGTAGAATAATTTTTTGGGAAATCTCCACTAGTCGGATTTATTATGGAATTTTTATTGCATTGTCCGAGATATTTCTAGCAAATATCGGCCTTATGTGTCTTGATAAGTAGGATAAAATTTGCTAGTGTAGGGAGCCATTTTTGATTAATAATCTTGTTTTTTACCCCAACTACCTCGTCGGTCATCTTCTCGCGGTTTAGCTTTATTGACTCTCAGCTGACGACCCATCCATTCTGCACCATCTAATTCGGTAATAGCTGCATCTTCTTGGGCATCTTCATTCATTTCAACAAAGGCAAAACCACGCATCCGACCGGTTTCACGGTCTGTAGGTAATACGACTCTTTTGACCTCACCGTAGTCTGCAAATACGGCTTTTAAGTCTGCTTCGGTGGCGCGGTATGAGAGATTTCCAACGTAGATAGTCATGTGGGATCACGTAATTCTTAACAAAGAGCGGCTAGTTCAGCTTTAAAAAAGTTCTAAGCAAATATTGCATAGTCTTCTTTAGTTGCAGACGGCAAATGTTGTAGTGCAGCAATTATGGTTGCTGGCATTCACTCCAACTAAACTTACGCTGCGACTGAACTGAGGCATACGCTCATATAATAACTGATCATGATAATTTTCAAAGTGAGAGATTTTACAATATCTCGCAAATAAAATTAGCAAGTCTTATATGTTTGATTAACAGCAAACAAGCAGCGGAAAACCTCGTTTGTAAGGATGCAGTGGTGTAAGGGTTTCAAACATTTATACCTCTACATCCCTATACCCTTCTCCAAACCCTTGATCTTGCGTTTTCACGCGTAAGTCCTAACTTATTCCCCATAATGTGTACCTATGACTTTCCCGCGAAACACAATGTAATTGTAGATGTTGTAGAACAACATAATGGGAATCAGAAATCCAATGAAGATAATCATGAACACTAACGCACTAGGTGCTGCGGCTGCTTGATAAATGGTGATACCTGGGGGGATGATATAGGGAAAAACAACTAATCCCAAGCCCACAAAGGTAAGTAGAAAAAGCAGCACTGTCCAAACCAGGGGAGTAGTTTCTGCTTTGCGGTTCAGGCTTTGAATCAATAAGCCAATTAGCAGCACACCTAGCACGGGAATAAGTGAAAATAGATACACTTCTGGTTGGTGAAATAACTTTGCCCTGGCATTTTCATACACAACAGGGGTGGCGATGGTGATTAAGATTGCACCGATAAGAGTTGTCCAAGCAGCGATTTTTGCTGTGCGGTAGTGGGATGTTTGCAGTTCTCCCTCAGTTTTTAAGATGAGATAGGTGGAGCCAATCAACACATAACCTTGAATTAATGTCAAGGCAACTAAGAGCGATCGCCAATCGAGCCAGTCCCACATACTACCGATAAAGTGACCCGATTCATCCACCTTAATGCCTTCTAAAATGCTGCCCAAGGCAAATCCTTGAAACAGCGCCGCCATGAAACTTCCAACTCCAAAGGCGACGTTCCAAAATACTTTGTTTGTCGAATGCTCCCGAAATTCAAAGGCCACAGCCCGAAAAATCAAGCCAAATATCATGCCAAAAATGGGAATGTAGAGCGCATTCAAAATGGTGCCATAAGCCAGAGGAAATGCCCCAAATAATGCACCTCCCATCAACACCAGCCAGGTTTCATTGGCATCCCAAATATTACCCAAACTCGTCATTAAAATGTCCCGTCGCTCCTCATTGGAACTGGTTAGGGACAGGATACCTACGCCTAGATCAAACCCGTCTAACATAACGTAGAGAAACAAAAACAGAGCCAAGATAATAAACCATACCTGGGCTAAAAAGTGTTCTAAATTCTCCATACAATTACCTATTGATTTACCATACACAGCACTCTTTATTGCAAATTGCGTTGGCGTTAGCCTTGCCGCAGGCTATTGCGAATTGATTTACTGCTGTGCTTCCACAGGACGTTGATCTGGAACAAATTCAGCCGGAGTCGTTTCTACGCCTGGTTGGGTGTCAATACCTGGAACGGGAAGCTCTAGGTTGGGGCCTTGACGAATAATCCGACTACCAAAGAATAAGGCACAAATAAACAGGGCTGTATAAATTCCTGCAAAAATTAGCAAGGATGTTAAAACCTCAGTCGCCGGTAGGTGGGAAACGCCATCTGCTGTGCGAATTTTCCCATAAACTACCCAAGGTTGTCGCCCAACACAGCGCACAATCCAGCCTGATTCCACGGCAATGTAGCCCAATGGAGCCGCTAAAATCCAAATTCGCAGTAGCCATTTTTGCTGGGCGATCGCTTCTGGTGAAAGTTTACCCCGCAACCATTGAATCACACTGATACCCATCAAGCCAGCCAAGAAAAAGCCGATACCACTCATGATGCGGAAGGAATAATAAATCAAACCCACCATCCGGGGGCGATCTTCAGGTTTCCACTCTTTCAGTCCCAGAACGGGTTTAGACAGATTTTTTTTGAATTCCAAAATGTAGCCTAAGCCGTTGGGAATTGAGATTTCCCAGTCATTTTGCTCAGTCTGATTATTGGGTAATGCAACTACACTCCAGGGCGCAGGTTCTCCGGCTGGAGAGGTTTCCCACTTGGCTTCCATTGCTGCTAGTTTGGTAGGCTGATAGTCAGCTACCTGTTCAGCGCTGAGGTGTCCGACATAGATTTGTAATGGGGTGACAGCGATCGCTGTTGCTAGGGCAATTTTGAGCGATCGCGCAAAGAAAGCTTGATGGCGGTTGTTGAGAATATACCAGGCGCTAATTCCCCCAATCACAAACAAAGAAGTTTCCAGCGTCCCTAAAAACATATGGGAGACACTGTTGACCATGAAGGGGTTTAAAATTGCCTGAAAGTAATCATCAACAACAAATTTCCCGTTCACTATTTCCCCGCCGGCTGGGGTCTGCAACCAAGAGTTTGCCGCTAAAATCCAGAAGGTAGATAGGTTTGCACCAAAGGCAACCATAATCGTGGCAAAATAGTGAATCACTGGGTTTACTCTTTCCCAGCCAAACAGCATAATACCCAGAAATCCGGCTTCTAGCATGAATGCCATCGAAGCCTCAAAGCCTAAAATGCTGCCAAAAAAGTCGCCTACTGCTTCGGAAAACGGGGCCCAGTTCGTACCAAATTGAAACTCCATTGGTAAGCCAGATGCTACACCAATCCCGAAATTCAACACATATAGCTTGGCCCAGAAACGAGCATGGTGGTAGTAATCAGGATTGCGTGTTTTTAGCCACATTCCTTCGACAATGACCAGATAAATTCCCATCCCCGTGGTGAGAACAGGCCATAGCATATGAAAAATCGCCGTCAGTGCAAACTGCATCCGCGATAGAGCAACGGTGTCCGATATAAAATCCATCAACTAACCTCTGAATTTGTTTAAATCTTGACTGGCGTAGCATCTTGGGGTCATAGTCGCATGGTAACGGAACATTTCTCAGTAAACCGAAAAGTTTTTCCCAAAGAGCGATCGCTAATTTACTGTATTAAAAGGATTAGGTGAGTATTTGAGTTATTTTTGACAATAATTAGACAATATCAAGAACTAACTCCATATTCCTGCGTAATCAAAAAGACACTCAATAAACTTACTGCTGCACTCATTATAAATATAAAACTGTAACCCATTGTAGTTGCCAACATTCCACTCAAAACTGTGGCAGCAATCCCACCTAAAAACATCACAGAAACTTGCATTGTGTAATCAGTAGCGGCTGTATTTTTTTCGCATTTATCCATCATGGCACTGAGTAAAGCAGTATATGCCATACTTTGGGTTGCATTAACTATAATACAAACTGTATAAAGTACAAGCAAACTACTCACACCAATTGCCGGAATAATATATAAAAGTGTGGTCAGGTCTGCTATGAAGCCAAATATAATTAGAGACTTTATTCTTCCTAATTTGACAATTACTAATCCCGCAATCAAGGCGCTAACAATACGGGCGCTATAGCTAACTATTCCTAAAATCCAACCAATATCTGGTAAAGACAAACCCCTATCTACCAAGAGTGGGCGAATCATCAGACTTGTTACACTATCACCCATCATATATAGCAGTACAACAAAAAGCCAAGGTAATGCTTTTGGACGTGATAAAAAGCTGATAAATGGTTGAAAGTATGATCGAAAAAAGGTTGAATTTTCTAGTTGATGCTGACTTTTTTCTCTATAAATTAATATGGGAACTAAATTTATCAGCATAAATATCGACAGAGTAATTAAACTATATCGCCAGCCAATTTTATCTAAGAGAATGAGCATTACACCACCACCAATAATTGCGCCGAAAATATTGCCTCCAGATTGAATTGCATTACCTAATCCCCGTTCTTGAGGTTCGAGTAAATTGACTGCCAACGCATCAGTAGCAATATCTTGACTGGATGAAAATAAAGATGCTAAAAACATACAAGTTAGGAAGGCGTTTAAGTTATCTTGAATGTCAATAAAAGCCGTTACTAACATGGTTGAAATCAACAATAACTGAAAGCAAATAATCCAACCGCGATAATGCCCTAGTTTGCCTAAACGGTAGCGGTCAATGAATGGAGACCAAAGAAATTTTAATCCTGATGGTAGAATTAATAAACCTAGAAATCCAATCACATCCAGGGACATTTTTTGTTGT comes from the Nostoc sp. PCC 7120 = FACHB-418 genome and includes:
- the fbp gene encoding class 1 fructose-bisphosphatase, whose product is MAKASESLDLSVNESTDKALDRDCTTLSRHVLQQLQSFSADAQDLSALMNRIALAGKLVARRLSRAGLMEGVLGFTGEVNVQGESVKKMDVYANDVFISVFKQSGLVCRLASEEMDEPYYIPENCPIGRYTLLYDPIDGSSNTDTNLSLGSIFSIRQQEGDDSDGQAKDLLTNGRKQIAAGYILYGPSTMLVYTMGTGVHSFTLDPSLGEFILSEENIRIPDHGAVYSVNEGNFWQWEESMREYIRYVHRTEGYTARYSGAMVSDIHRILVQGGVFLYPGTIQNPEGKLRLLYESAPLAFLIQQAGGRATTGLVDILDVVPKKLHQRTPLIIGSKEDVAKVESFIQNGH
- a CDS encoding RNA recognition motif domain-containing protein; the protein is MTIYVGNLSYRATEADLKAVFADYGEVKRVVLPTDRETGRMRGFAFVEMNEDAQEDAAITELDGAEWMGRQLRVNKAKPREDDRRGSWGKKQDY
- the cydB gene encoding cytochrome d ubiquinol oxidase subunit II, whose amino-acid sequence is MENLEHFLAQVWFIILALFLFLYVMLDGFDLGVGILSLTSSNEERRDILMTSLGNIWDANETWLVLMGGALFGAFPLAYGTILNALYIPIFGMIFGLIFRAVAFEFREHSTNKVFWNVAFGVGSFMAALFQGFALGSILEGIKVDESGHFIGSMWDWLDWRSLLVALTLIQGYVLIGSTYLILKTEGELQTSHYRTAKIAAWTTLIGAILITIATPVVYENARAKLFHQPEVYLFSLIPVLGVLLIGLLIQSLNRKAETTPLVWTVLLFLLTFVGLGLVVFPYIIPPGITIYQAAAAPSALVFMIIFIGFLIPIMLFYNIYNYIVFRGKVIGTHYGE
- a CDS encoding cytochrome ubiquinol oxidase subunit I, giving the protein MDFISDTVALSRMQFALTAIFHMLWPVLTTGMGIYLVIVEGMWLKTRNPDYYHHARFWAKLYVLNFGIGVASGLPMEFQFGTNWAPFSEAVGDFFGSILGFEASMAFMLEAGFLGIMLFGWERVNPVIHYFATIMVAFGANLSTFWILAANSWLQTPAGGEIVNGKFVVDDYFQAILNPFMVNSVSHMFLGTLETSLFVIGGISAWYILNNRHQAFFARSLKIALATAIAVTPLQIYVGHLSAEQVADYQPTKLAAMEAKWETSPAGEPAPWSVVALPNNQTEQNDWEISIPNGLGYILEFKKNLSKPVLGLKEWKPEDRPRMVGLIYYSFRIMSGIGFFLAGLMGISVIQWLRGKLSPEAIAQQKWLLRIWILAAPLGYIAVESGWIVRCVGRQPWVVYGKIRTADGVSHLPATEVLTSLLIFAGIYTALFICALFFGSRIIRQGPNLELPVPGIDTQPGVETTPAEFVPDQRPVEAQQ
- a CDS encoding MFS transporter, whose amino-acid sequence is MLPKLILLATLYISQFIPTTFFIQALPVFMRQQKMSLDVIGFLGLLILPSGLKFLWSPFIDRYRLGKLGHYRGWIICFQLLLISTMLVTAFIDIQDNLNAFLTCMFLASLFSSSQDIATDALAVNLLEPQERGLGNAIQSGGNIFGAIIGGGVMLILLDKIGWRYSLITLSIFMLINLVPILIYREKSQHQLENSTFFRSYFQPFISFLSRPKALPWLFVVLLYMMGDSVTSLMIRPLLVDRGLSLPDIGWILGIVSYSARIVSALIAGLVIVKLGRIKSLIIFGFIADLTTLLYIIPAIGVSSLLVLYTVCIIVNATQSMAYTALLSAMMDKCEKNTAATDYTMQVSVMFLGGIAATVLSGMLATTMGYSFIFIMSAAVSLLSVFLITQEYGVSS